In Halapricum desulfuricans, a single window of DNA contains:
- a CDS encoding glycosyltransferase family 4 protein, producing MKVCTVAPAFNRHGGVPYVARNIVDELDDRGIENWVITDRERESDVSPELSDDVEIRTIKRTDRLFPLNILAFAVRALPTLSKLDDTHEFDLIHMHGNYIMLPVLADLLGKVDAPLIETAHGTYLNEIRSFRDYPSFDQKWKYCTGVYLDHLIQKYGSRFADHVHTVAERSVPELAEMGIDPDRVVAIPNGVGLAEFDQETPAEDVRASYGLEDATVAVSVGSAIPRKGVHTLVEATPMLREHDPNAHVVHVGGHGHAGYADYLKDRIAELGVADAVTLTGRVPREELLGWFETADVAVSAAFSEGCPINVLEAAASGSTVVATDVAGAPDVLGEHGIYTEPGDPEDLADAIAEGFETDTGAALRRRIEEQFTWEHIVDRLFERFEEWSR from the coding sequence GTGAAAGTTTGTACAGTTGCGCCGGCGTTCAACCGGCATGGCGGGGTACCATACGTCGCCCGCAATATCGTCGATGAACTCGATGACCGGGGCATCGAAAACTGGGTCATCACCGATCGAGAGCGGGAATCGGACGTGTCTCCGGAGCTGTCCGACGACGTGGAAATCCGGACAATTAAGCGTACCGACCGGCTATTTCCGCTGAACATCCTCGCCTTTGCCGTTCGCGCGCTCCCGACACTGTCAAAATTGGACGACACCCACGAGTTCGATCTGATTCATATGCACGGGAACTACATCATGTTGCCCGTGCTCGCCGACCTGCTCGGGAAGGTCGACGCCCCGTTGATTGAGACTGCTCACGGAACATATCTCAACGAGATCCGATCCTTTCGGGACTACCCATCTTTCGACCAGAAGTGGAAGTACTGTACGGGCGTCTATCTCGATCACCTGATCCAGAAGTACGGGAGCCGGTTCGCCGATCACGTCCACACCGTTGCCGAACGCTCCGTCCCCGAACTCGCCGAGATGGGGATTGACCCCGATCGGGTGGTCGCGATCCCCAACGGCGTCGGCCTCGCAGAGTTCGACCAGGAGACCCCAGCTGAGGATGTCCGCGCGTCCTACGGCCTGGAGGATGCGACCGTCGCAGTCTCGGTCGGCAGTGCAATCCCCCGGAAGGGCGTCCACACACTCGTTGAGGCTACTCCGATGCTCCGCGAGCACGACCCAAACGCACACGTCGTCCATGTCGGTGGCCACGGCCACGCGGGCTACGCCGACTACCTCAAGGACCGAATTGCCGAACTCGGCGTCGCGGACGCGGTGACGCTGACCGGACGGGTGCCTCGCGAGGAACTACTCGGATGGTTCGAAACCGCCGACGTGGCCGTCTCAGCAGCTTTCTCAGAGGGGTGTCCGATCAACGTCCTCGAAGCGGCCGCAAGCGGGTCGACCGTCGTTGCGACCGATGTCGCGGGCGCACCAGATGTCCTCGGCGAGCACGGTATCTACACCGAGCCGGGTGACCCCGAGGACCTCGCCGATGCCATTGCCGAAGGATTCGAGACTGACACCGGGGCGGCGCTCCGCCGGCGCATCGAAGAACAGTTCACCTGGGAGCATATCGTGGATCGACTGTTCGAGCGGTTCGAGGAGTGGTCTCGATGA
- a CDS encoding IS630 family transposase — protein sequence MSGERRKEITYHLSEEEIDELLREAEDDRRKGRFGFLKNLYYGDSIAEAADREGRSAATGRRWADAWNEGGLEGLMPSFGGGRPPKLDEDEQEELLEMLRDGQPWKSQEIQHLLKDEFGVEYHPDYLGKFLRDLGLSYAKPRPKRPHRPENPEEILDERVADALDEDDGPHNREEGDDEEGWTVDDDVCTDGGTVLGFFDASQPQPYDNSRRVWYVDDPHVERPLVKTEESAVGFYALNGESTVRWKETEEKERICEVLEAVREQNPGKRILLVLDKHGSHVCEYTRKRAHQLGIDLIFLPSGSPHLNPIEQVWKYLKWTMAPIIVEDEDEFHELVKDVFDQVTQRISFAKDWCQKFLNLQKFP from the coding sequence ATGAGCGGAGAGCGTCGAAAAGAGATCACGTATCATCTTTCGGAGGAGGAAATCGACGAGTTACTTCGTGAAGCCGAGGACGATCGTCGGAAAGGGCGGTTCGGGTTTCTGAAGAACCTCTATTACGGCGATTCGATTGCGGAAGCTGCCGACCGCGAGGGACGGTCGGCAGCGACCGGGAGGCGGTGGGCGGACGCCTGGAACGAAGGTGGGCTTGAGGGATTGATGCCGAGTTTCGGGGGCGGTCGGCCCCCGAAACTCGACGAAGACGAACAAGAAGAGCTATTAGAGATGCTTCGGGACGGCCAACCGTGGAAATCACAGGAGATTCAGCATCTTCTCAAAGACGAGTTCGGTGTCGAATATCATCCGGATTACCTCGGGAAATTTCTCCGTGATCTGGGCTTGTCCTACGCAAAACCCCGTCCGAAGCGTCCACATCGGCCGGAAAATCCAGAAGAGATTCTCGACGAGCGCGTCGCCGACGCGCTCGACGAGGATGACGGCCCTCACAACAGAGAGGAAGGAGACGACGAAGAAGGGTGGACTGTTGACGACGATGTTTGTACAGATGGTGGAACTGTTCTGGGATTTTTCGATGCGTCACAGCCGCAGCCGTACGATAATTCTCGCCGTGTCTGGTACGTAGACGATCCACACGTCGAACGGCCGTTAGTCAAGACAGAAGAGTCGGCGGTTGGATTCTACGCACTGAACGGGGAGAGTACGGTTCGCTGGAAAGAAACCGAGGAGAAGGAACGGATTTGCGAGGTGTTAGAAGCGGTCCGCGAGCAGAATCCCGGCAAGCGGATTCTGCTCGTCTTGGATAAGCACGGTTCACACGTCTGTGAATACACGCGCAAGCGTGCCCATCAACTCGGGATCGATCTCATCTTCCTTCCGTCAGGATCACCGCATCTCAACCCAATCGAGCAGGTCTGGAAATACCTCAAGTGGACGATGGCACCGATCATCGTCGAGGACGAAGACGAGTTCCACGAACTCGTCAAGGACGTGTTCGATCAGGTAACACAGCGAATCAGTTTTGCAAAAGACTGGTGTCAGAAGTTCCTCAATCTGCAAAAGTTTCCTTGA
- a CDS encoding transposase, which translates to MITYKDRLVKETIVEEIREQNPRGQILLVADSYGSHHANLTQQRADELGIEFVFIPLYSPTLNAIEPL; encoded by the coding sequence GTGATCACGTACAAAGATCGGTTAGTCAAGGAGACGATCGTTGAGGAGATCCGCGAGCAGAATCCGCGGGGCCAGATTCTGCTCGTGGCGGACAGCTATGGCTCCCATCATGCGAACCTCACCCAACAACGGGCCGACGAACTCGGCATCGAGTTCGTCTTCATCCCGCTGTACTCGCCGACGCTGAACGCGATCGAACCGCTGTGA
- a CDS encoding glycosyltransferase family 2 protein translates to MIDFNDISVVVPTNRDSVVTLETVPVEAEVLVRRDEGLNVARNEGVKAAASDWIVIADDDIRFPSDLVVETINEIDRMTLAGLADFLPLRWVIGRLLIFHRDLWERVGGFDERRHHGGDTDFAIRVEKVGGTVRRLDRKSVPHFDEDTGIGMSTREHIEWATYLLRRHPSTFGPVAAKLLFRRLDPR, encoded by the coding sequence ATGATCGACTTCAACGACATATCGGTCGTCGTACCGACGAACAGAGATTCAGTAGTGACGCTGGAGACGGTTCCAGTAGAGGCGGAGGTACTTGTCCGCCGTGACGAGGGGCTGAATGTCGCTAGAAACGAAGGCGTGAAAGCGGCGGCGTCGGACTGGATCGTAATCGCCGACGACGATATACGATTCCCGTCTGACCTTGTTGTCGAAACAATCAATGAAATAGATCGAATGACGCTGGCAGGATTGGCAGACTTTCTTCCACTCCGCTGGGTTATCGGACGGCTCCTGATTTTTCACCGTGACCTCTGGGAGCGCGTCGGGGGTTTCGACGAGCGGAGACATCACGGTGGTGATACAGATTTCGCGATTCGTGTTGAGAAAGTCGGTGGGACTGTCAGGCGATTAGATCGCAAATCTGTGCCTCACTTCGACGAGGATACAGGTATCGGTATGAGTACGAGAGAGCACATTGAGTGGGCGACATACCTGCTCCGCAGGCACCCCTCAACGTTCGGACCCGTGGCCGCGAAGTTACTTTTCCGGAGGCTCGATCCGAGATGA
- a CDS encoding glycosyltransferase family 4 protein: MKILFVTHRYPPRTGGVETHVREIATRLVDRGHDVTVFSADAGSDVPSSEFDGGVRVQRFRSFSMGNAFYVAPQMAWAVRRTEADVVHAHNYHAFPMLFAALGVSDERFIVTTHYHGGSASAYRDRLLRVYRPLGKWIVKQADVVIAVSEWEREQLHEDFEVDATVVPNGLDIDRFANADPEEREQPYLLCVGRLEEYKGIQYVIRALPELPEYDLVIAGSGPYRDELVRVARQEGVLDRVDFLGHVRDDRLPSLYSGARVYLTLSTFEAYGMTVAEALASGTQCVVRRHGALEKWTESPAVIGVQSNDPKDVSNAITEATKVKPESDSTTSWDTVTSNIESVFQGRQNIHQGL, from the coding sequence ATGAAGATCCTGTTCGTTACGCACCGGTATCCGCCACGCACTGGTGGTGTGGAAACGCACGTTCGCGAGATCGCGACGCGACTTGTCGACCGTGGACACGATGTGACCGTGTTTAGTGCAGATGCCGGTTCAGACGTTCCATCCAGCGAGTTCGATGGTGGAGTTCGCGTACAGCGGTTTCGGTCTTTCAGTATGGGTAATGCATTCTACGTCGCGCCACAGATGGCGTGGGCTGTCCGTCGTACTGAGGCAGATGTCGTGCACGCTCATAATTATCATGCGTTTCCTATGTTGTTCGCTGCACTGGGTGTCAGTGACGAACGGTTCATCGTGACGACACACTATCACGGCGGTAGTGCGAGCGCATACCGGGATCGATTGCTAAGAGTATACCGACCACTCGGAAAGTGGATAGTCAAGCAGGCAGATGTTGTGATTGCCGTGAGCGAGTGGGAGCGGGAACAGCTACACGAGGATTTCGAGGTTGATGCAACCGTGGTTCCGAATGGATTGGATATTGATCGATTTGCTAACGCAGACCCCGAAGAGCGTGAACAGCCATATTTGCTGTGTGTCGGTCGACTTGAAGAGTACAAAGGAATACAATATGTGATTCGAGCGTTACCGGAGTTACCCGAGTACGATTTGGTGATCGCCGGGAGCGGCCCGTATCGAGACGAACTGGTGCGGGTGGCTCGTCAGGAAGGCGTCTTGGACCGGGTCGACTTTTTGGGTCATGTCCGCGACGACCGTCTCCCAAGCCTTTATTCCGGTGCTCGTGTTTACCTAACACTATCAACGTTCGAGGCTTACGGGATGACCGTTGCCGAAGCACTGGCTTCAGGTACACAATGTGTCGTCAGGCGACACGGTGCTCTCGAGAAGTGGACCGAATCACCTGCTGTGATTGGGGTGCAGTCCAATGACCCAAAAGACGTTAGCAATGCTATAACCGAAGCAACGAAAGTAAAACCCGAATCGGATTCCACTACGTCGTGGGATACAGTCACATCCAACATCGAATCGGTCTTTCAGGGTCGACAAAATATCCATCAAGGCTTGTGA
- a CDS encoding glycosyltransferase, which yields MNLLSAVALGLLAVTALPYVWYLVIYAWARPAGSPADKQDWEPTVSIVLPTYNEAEIVATKLDDLLALEYPMDKIELVVVDSSTDETVEIIQDYLSDLASPELVLLEEDERRGLAPALNDAYEAASNEIVVKTDCDSKLPDDVLREAVANLADDDVAAVTGQNVDVLGGSEVESGYRGIQSHIQQLESHLDSTLIFHGPFSAFENDAIVPIDPNSLADDTELALKIRRQGKRVIFDPAVRYMEASHSAFRKRRKQKDRRGMGLIRLLVQHRDALGKYSRYGTVVLPFNWWFMIVSPWLLAVTLVVGTGAAVSLFGIAGLALPVAVGGFVYLGQKDLLGPLQPLYSIFDTQVSLLRASVELLRGNGDGTWDVDQELREAFE from the coding sequence ATGAATCTCCTCTCTGCGGTCGCCCTCGGGTTGCTCGCGGTGACGGCACTCCCGTACGTCTGGTATCTCGTCATCTATGCGTGGGCCCGGCCAGCGGGCTCGCCGGCGGACAAGCAGGACTGGGAGCCGACAGTGAGCATCGTCCTCCCGACGTACAACGAAGCCGAGATCGTTGCGACGAAACTCGATGACTTGCTGGCGCTCGAGTACCCGATGGACAAAATCGAACTCGTCGTTGTCGACTCCTCGACCGACGAGACCGTCGAGATCATTCAGGACTACCTCTCCGATCTGGCGTCGCCCGAACTGGTGCTTCTCGAGGAAGACGAACGCCGCGGGCTCGCACCCGCGCTCAACGACGCCTACGAGGCGGCTTCGAACGAGATCGTCGTCAAAACCGACTGCGATTCGAAGCTGCCGGACGACGTCCTCCGGGAAGCCGTCGCGAACCTCGCGGACGATGACGTGGCCGCCGTGACGGGACAAAACGTCGACGTGCTCGGCGGGAGCGAAGTCGAATCGGGGTATCGAGGGATCCAGTCACACATCCAGCAACTGGAGTCACACCTCGATTCGACGCTCATTTTCCACGGGCCGTTTTCGGCGTTCGAAAACGACGCGATCGTCCCGATCGATCCGAACTCTCTGGCCGACGATACCGAGTTGGCGCTGAAAATACGTCGACAGGGGAAGCGAGTCATCTTCGACCCCGCCGTACGATATATGGAAGCCTCTCATTCGGCATTCCGGAAGCGACGCAAGCAGAAAGACCGCCGCGGGATGGGATTGATTCGGTTGTTGGTGCAGCATCGGGACGCGCTGGGGAAGTACAGCCGCTACGGGACAGTCGTGTTGCCGTTCAACTGGTGGTTTATGATCGTCTCGCCGTGGTTGCTGGCGGTGACGCTGGTCGTTGGAACCGGGGCCGCAGTGTCGCTGTTCGGTATCGCTGGGCTCGCGTTGCCCGTTGCAGTGGGCGGGTTCGTCTATCTCGGCCAGAAGGACTTGCTCGGGCCGCTGCAACCGCTCTATTCGATATTCGATACGCAGGTGTCGCTGCTCCGGGCGAGCGTGGAGCTGCTGCGCGGGAACGGCGACGGCACGTGGGACGTGGATCAAGAGCTTCGAGAGGCGTTCGAATGA
- the porB gene encoding pyruvate synthase subunit PorB, producing the protein MSSDLEEQDYTDQLEHDDELWNPGHRACAGCGPALAMKYITEAAGENTIVANATGCMEVISTPYPESSWGTSYIHNIFENAASVAAGVEAAYQAFDRRDPDHLDVQDEDDLNIIAIGGDGATADIGFRALSGMMERGHDVLYIMYDNEAYMNTGVQRSSQTPFGAETTTSPAGKESIGNDTNKKDMASIAADHGVPYVATASISNPHDFKQKVEKALEIDGPKFLHVYAPCPVGWGFDSAKTVELAEMAVKTGLFPVFEMEDGEITSVNKIRDREPIDEWLEPQGRFKHLFKDEEKGEAAIEELQEWIDKRAEDLGLDA; encoded by the coding sequence ATGAGTTCCGACCTGGAAGAGCAAGACTACACCGACCAGCTCGAGCACGACGACGAACTGTGGAACCCGGGCCATCGCGCGTGTGCCGGCTGTGGCCCCGCGCTGGCGATGAAATACATCACTGAAGCCGCCGGCGAAAACACGATCGTCGCCAACGCCACCGGCTGTATGGAAGTCATCTCGACGCCCTACCCCGAGAGTTCCTGGGGCACCAGCTACATCCACAACATCTTCGAGAACGCCGCCAGCGTCGCCGCGGGCGTCGAGGCCGCCTATCAGGCCTTCGACCGGCGCGACCCCGACCACCTCGACGTGCAGGACGAGGACGACCTCAACATCATCGCTATCGGCGGCGACGGCGCGACCGCCGACATCGGCTTCCGCGCGCTGTCGGGCATGATGGAGCGCGGCCACGACGTCCTCTATATCATGTACGACAACGAGGCGTACATGAACACCGGCGTCCAGCGCTCCAGCCAGACGCCGTTCGGTGCCGAGACGACTACCTCGCCGGCCGGCAAGGAGAGCATCGGCAACGACACCAACAAGAAGGACATGGCCTCGATCGCCGCCGATCACGGCGTCCCCTACGTCGCGACGGCGTCGATTTCCAACCCCCACGACTTCAAGCAGAAAGTCGAGAAGGCCCTGGAGATCGACGGGCCGAAGTTCCTCCACGTCTACGCCCCCTGTCCGGTCGGCTGGGGCTTCGACTCCGCGAAGACCGTCGAACTGGCCGAGATGGCCGTCAAGACGGGGCTGTTCCCGGTCTTCGAGATGGAAGACGGCGAGATCACCAGCGTCAACAAGATCCGCGACCGCGAGCCCATCGACGAGTGGCTCGAGCCGCAGGGCCGGTTCAAGCACCTGTTCAAAGACGAGGAGAAGGGCGAAGCCGCGATCGAGGAACTGCAGGAGTGGATCGACAAACGCGCCGAGGATCTGGGCCTCGACGCCTGA
- a CDS encoding pyruvate ferredoxin oxidoreductase gives MAQANQQNPSDEQEVMKGTSAVAKGVMAADPDVVSAYPITPQTGVVEKLSELVADGELDSEFIKVDSEFNAASTCIGASAAGARAFSATSSQGLKLMSEPLFTAAGMRLPIVMAVANRSLSAPLSIWADHTDAFAERDGGMLQFHAEDVQEAIDHVLLGFRVAEQVNLPALSNFDGFILTHVQEPANIPDEAEVSEFLPPRDPEYTLDPSDPKTMGAYARPEHWTESRYEIQRAMMDAREVWADAVEEFRDVFGRDYTEYGGMLDTYYADDADHIVVAMGSIAGTIRNVVDAYREDGEKVGMVRPRVFRPFPAPELRDALADAESVAVLTKEMSPGYESAFAGEIKGALYHAESQPPIKSYVLGMAGRDVKPEDIAEIVEDVKTATPQMSFKESESWPQLRPELLEGGDDL, from the coding sequence ATGGCGCAAGCAAACCAGCAGAACCCCTCGGACGAACAGGAAGTGATGAAGGGGACGTCGGCGGTCGCCAAAGGCGTCATGGCCGCCGACCCCGACGTCGTCTCGGCGTACCCGATCACGCCCCAGACTGGCGTCGTCGAGAAGCTCTCCGAACTGGTCGCCGACGGCGAACTCGACAGCGAGTTCATCAAGGTCGACAGCGAGTTCAACGCCGCATCGACGTGCATCGGCGCGTCGGCGGCCGGCGCTCGCGCGTTCTCCGCGACCTCGAGTCAGGGCCTGAAGCTGATGAGCGAACCCCTCTTTACGGCCGCGGGGATGCGCCTGCCGATCGTGATGGCGGTCGCCAACCGGTCGCTGTCGGCCCCGCTGTCGATCTGGGCCGACCACACTGACGCCTTCGCGGAACGGGACGGCGGCATGCTCCAGTTCCACGCCGAGGACGTTCAGGAAGCGATCGATCACGTCCTGCTTGGTTTCCGCGTCGCCGAGCAGGTCAACCTGCCCGCGCTGTCGAACTTCGACGGCTTCATCCTGACGCACGTCCAGGAACCCGCGAACATCCCCGACGAGGCGGAAGTCAGCGAGTTCCTCCCGCCGCGCGATCCGGAGTACACGCTCGATCCCTCGGATCCGAAGACGATGGGCGCCTACGCCCGGCCCGAGCACTGGACGGAAAGCCGCTACGAGATCCAGCGCGCGATGATGGACGCGCGAGAGGTCTGGGCCGACGCCGTCGAGGAGTTCCGCGACGTGTTCGGCCGCGATTACACCGAGTACGGCGGCATGCTGGACACCTACTACGCCGACGACGCCGACCACATCGTCGTCGCGATGGGGTCGATCGCCGGCACCATCCGCAACGTCGTCGACGCCTACCGCGAGGACGGCGAGAAGGTCGGCATGGTCCGGCCCCGCGTGTTCCGGCCGTTCCCGGCCCCCGAACTGCGCGACGCGCTGGCCGACGCCGAAAGCGTCGCCGTGCTGACCAAGGAGATGTCCCCCGGCTACGAGAGCGCCTTCGCCGGCGAGATCAAGGGCGCGCTCTACCACGCCGAGAGCCAGCCCCCCATCAAGAGCTACGTGCTGGGGATGGCCGGCCGTGACGTCAAGCCCGAAGACATCGCGGAGATCGTCGAGGACGTCAAGACCGCGACGCCGCAGATGAGCTTCAAAGAGAGCGAATCGTGGCCGCAACTGCGTCCCGAACTCCTCGAAGGAGGGGATGACCTATGA
- a CDS encoding 4Fe-4S binding protein, with product MSDTQDPYEDLKITTGVVAEPNTSRANKTGSWREYKPVVDPDTCINCGQCETYCPDQAAKPVEGEDFYAFDLDYCKGCGICAEVCPTDAIEMVREER from the coding sequence ATGAGCGACACGCAAGACCCATACGAAGACCTGAAGATCACGACTGGCGTCGTCGCGGAACCGAACACGTCCCGCGCGAACAAGACCGGCTCCTGGCGGGAGTACAAGCCGGTCGTCGACCCGGACACCTGTATCAACTGCGGTCAGTGTGAGACGTACTGTCCGGACCAGGCCGCAAAGCCGGTCGAGGGCGAGGACTTCTACGCGTTCGATCTTGACTACTGCAAGGGCTGTGGCATCTGCGCGGAAGTGTGTCCGACCGACGCGATCGAAATGGTACGGGAGGAGAGATAA
- a CDS encoding pyruvate ferredoxin oxidoreductase subunit gamma — protein sequence MYQIRIHGRGGQGSVTLAQLLAQAGHEDGIWSQATPSFGVERRGAPVEAYVRYSDEKITERSHVEQPDCVIVQDTSLLEYVDVTEGLSDDGILIVNTDADPEDVAIDTDAEIVTVDATEIALENLGRPIMNTALLGAFAGATDKLSTESLEAVITRKFEGEIGQKNVAATTDAYTEVHA from the coding sequence ATGTATCAAATCAGAATTCACGGACGCGGTGGGCAAGGGTCGGTCACGCTTGCCCAGCTGCTCGCACAGGCAGGCCACGAGGACGGCATCTGGTCGCAGGCGACACCGTCGTTCGGTGTCGAGCGACGCGGAGCGCCCGTCGAGGCCTACGTACGGTATAGCGACGAGAAGATCACCGAGCGAAGCCACGTCGAACAGCCGGATTGTGTCATCGTTCAGGACACGAGCCTGCTGGAGTACGTTGACGTGACGGAAGGGCTCAGCGACGACGGCATCCTGATCGTCAACACGGACGCCGACCCCGAGGACGTCGCCATCGACACCGACGCCGAGATCGTCACCGTCGACGCGACCGAGATCGCGCTCGAGAACCTCGGTCGGCCGATCATGAACACGGCGCTGCTCGGGGCCTTCGCGGGCGCGACTGACAAACTGAGCACCGAGAGCCTCGAGGCGGTCATCACCCGCAAGTTCGAGGGCGAGATCGGCCAGAAGAACGTCGCGGCCACGACCGACGCGTACACGGAGGTACACGCATGA